The genomic DNA AAAATGTCTCTTCTAGgatctgcagtgtgtgtgtgtgtgtgtgtgtgtaggatatgCTTACACATGACATATACTGTGATAAAGAAACAGCCAACTCACTGTGCTCAAGGAAGTGAGCCAGACCCGGTAGATCTTCTGGATCACTAAAGCTTcccacacagatacacagagcAGCTGCTGACTGGGACAGAGATGGCACATGAGGTTAACAACGCTCATCCTCACCAACTCATCATCAATATTCAGAATCAATAAAATCAATATTGGATTAAGCAAAGCAAAAGATCTTGCTGATCTTGTTCTACAGCTTTTAATCTGAGCTGTAGTTCAAAGCACATGACTCTAATATCCTTTAAGACAATGATGAGATGGACCTATCAAGGATCATCACCTGTTTCTCCGACCTCCCCTTCTTCTTCCTCCCGTCAGCGCTGCCGTCCTTACTGTCTCCATCTTGCTCACTGTTGTTTGCATCCTCATCATTATCCAGGTCCTCTTGCTCAGAGCTTTGACCTTCAGAACTCTCATCCTCttcttcatcatcctcctcgtcgtcctcctcctcatcatcatcatcatcatcactgtcACCATCTGCATGTCCATGCTCAGAGTGTGTCTGGCTGAGATCTGATATTAGCAGTGCTCTAAGTCCATTTGTAAGTTCAATGTACCTGAAAGAACGTTACAGATTTGGTTAAGTAAGTGAAGATGACAGCGCCTCACAGAGAAGAGTTTAGAATGGCTTTGTGAAAATCCGGTTCAGGTAAATCAATGGTTGATCAGAACCGTTTTACCTGTATTTCTTTGGGTCACTAGGGGACTTGATTATTTCCAAGTCTCCCTGGTCCGTCTCTGATCTTTCAGCTCCGTCTCCAGAAGCCAACGAAGTTCTCACATCGGTTCCAGGCGGTGGTTCACCACTATCAGGTCCAGATGATTGTAAAGTCCCACAAGAAGTTTTAGATTTGTTTTTCTGAGGCATTTCTGAAGCTTGGCAGATGTCAACGCTGTAGAAACACGACAGAACACGGACTAATCATAACAGGAATTCCCAAGACAATCTAAACATTTGAAATGCCAAGCCATTTCTATTTTTCAGTCATTTAAATTAACTGATTTGGACTTTTAAAAATCTACCTCGTGCAACGATGTGCACACTAGCTAGTTTATCTTTAATGACAACACATATTCGTTAATAATCTCAGTAAATTAATGAATAATCAATTTATCCAAGGCTATATccgaataaataataattaatatttattaattattaaaataattactGTAAATAATTACTGAGAAACAGCATATCCGTGTCAGTTTACGAAAGGCAGAAGGATGATAAAGCACTTTCCTTCTCCACAAACATTCATCCGATTGTCACTGACAGAAGTTAGCTAGCTGTTTTAGCTAatccagctagctagctagttaacctaAATGAAGTGTCACACAATATTATTGACCTCTCGAATCAAAGCTAGGTACTAAGCCATGCTCCGAGGCCAGGTCTAAGCAGTTTTAGCAAATTTAGCTACGTTTGTTGTTGCCAAATATCTAATTTCCCGGGTATAACACTAAAATGTTAACCAGCTTGCTAATCACATACCTCTTTTTCTCGTGTAATGCTCATAGATACGAAGCCTAACCCTATAACGTTCGTGTTTCGGATATCTAGTATGGGACGATGTGATTGGCGCAAAGATGTTGACACCAAAGCAACGGTCCACGCCATTGGTCCAGCGTACAACGGCTTTACCTTCCTCTTTAAAGCTGTACTTCGAGAACCTTCACGTTAAGTGTCGTACGTCCCCTGAAATTATTGGAGTTAAAGCCGCTCGTTTCAAATTTTAAATGTAAGACCATATCAGTACGTCTAAGATACACTTAAGAGGCAGTGGTGGACAGTTCATTTGGGCTCTATTAAGCATAAAGGTGAAGAAATATCGTGAATTTTGAAATTGCAACGAGTTCACACTTAATATTAAAAAATCAGGGAACTTGACATTAAGTTGTTAGAGTAATTCGACTAAAGATAACTCGCCTTCCAtacccacaacaccacaccataaTGACACAGTTGCTTGGATAATGGTCGAGATGTAATCGGATGTAAATCTACATTTTTCGTAACATTCTGTCAAGATCAACGAGAGGAATTATGACAAGTAAAACACTTGTCTGTAAATAGAAGTGATTTCCATCCTGAAAACTAACAAACTAAATATATAGAAAGGATAGACCAACTCAATTACAATATTGCTAATATTAAATAGACAGTACTgtgaaatatgtaaattaagcccATGCATACAATATGCATGCAAGTTATGTAAAACTACTCAAGTGTATGCCAAAATCACATTCAGCGTTTGAGTTTTTTAAACAATCAGTTCATCCTTCATCACCTTAATGAATTCATTGCTCAGTTTGTAGGAGGGTTCTCCCTTGGGCATCTGAAGATATTGTTGGCAAACTCTAACCAGACCATACTACAACACTCTTTGTAAGTCTAATAgttaattatattattttagaACAATATCTTTTTTAAAACAAAGCATGCACACAATGCATTGTGATTGTTACTTTTATTGTTACAAAGTGCATCTAAAACTGACTTTTACAATTATCTGTACAATCACTTTATGTTCCTGTGCAAATTTTCTACCAGTCAAAAGTCACTGACAGCAAAGTTACAGTACATCTATATGTTCCCAGCATAGGTTGCGGcagcataaaaataaatatctaCTCAGCAAAGACAGTTTGATGCCTCATAATGTCTGAATTATAAATAtctcatttaaaataaatctcAAAGTAGTTACTTAAAACATTGGTCAAAAATGTCTAACATCACTTAAAAACTCATTGTATGTAACACATTTAACTCCACATCAAACTGCTACATTTTGGAAATAGAAGTAAATTGTGGCACAATAaatattactatatatatatttatagatTGTTGCCTCTGTAAGTAAAGCATAAATGTGTGCAATAACAACCTGAATATCACGGTTAGTGTACAGTTAATTATACACACAGAACGTTCAATTATATATATTCCACAACAGAATAGTCACTTTTAAGTAAGAGAACAAATTGCATTTAACTTTTGCTTTTGTAAGACATAGGCTATTCATATTGATTCACGCAAGTGCTAAGCTACCTTTACATCACAATATATTGAACAGTGCTCCTTTGCAAAGTGCTCCGTATATTCCATCACACGCAATTGTGCCCATTGTGTTAGAAGCAACCCAACATCCAGTGATTCTGCATGACTTCAAAAGGCAGGACACTGAAACCACCCTGATCAATCGTGTGTTCACATTGGCCACCAGAACAGAACTGGTCATTATTTTGCATAATATACAGTTGTTATGGCCACTCTGCAATTGTCTGAGTTGAGGTTACACTTGTGCCTTTTTACTGAGCAACAATTGAAGAAAACGAGCAAAGAAATAATTTACACATTAAGTGAAGCTACACAGATCTGTAAAGCACTGATGATGCTATAGTAATACATCTCTGGACATCTGATTTACTCATACGAGACGATTGAGTCTACTTGTGGCAGTGAAGATGTGTCCTGCAGAGAAGCAGTTTTGTGCTTTGCTGTAGTCCCTGCTTTGACTTCATTCTGATCCAGTGttaggaaagtgtgtgtgtgtatatatacacacacacacacacacatatactatattgccaaaagtattatTCAATCACCTtctttgactcacatatgagctcaattggcatcccattcctaatttatagggttcaatatgacattggtctaccctttgcagctagaacagcttcaactcttctgggaaggctgtccacgaggtttaagagtgtgtttatgggatttttgaccattcttccagaagcacatttgtgaggtcacatactgatgttggacgagaaggcctggctctcagtctccgctctaattcatcccaaaggcgTTCTATCAGGCTAagatcaggactctgtgcaggccagtcaagttcatccacagcagactctaccatccatgtTTGTTTGGGCTTAGCGTTGtgtactggtgcacagtcatgttggaagaggaaggggccagctccaaaatgttctggagcatggaattgtcctaaatatcttggtatgctgaagcattcagatttCTTTTCACTAGAACTAAGGGGGCCAAAATGTTctggagcatggaattgtcctaaatgtcttggtatgctgaagcattcagatttCCTTTCACtagaactaaggggccaagcccagctcctgaaacacaacccaacaccataatcccccctccaccaaactttacacttggcacaatgcagtcagacaagtaccattctcctggcaatcactaaacccagactcatccatcagattgccagatggagaagcgtgattcgtcactccagataacacacctccactgctccaGACCAGTGacagcgtgctttacaccactgcatctctCACTTTGCATTGCATTTGGTGATTGCACTTGCTGCtctaccatggaaacccattccatgaagctctccgTGCACTGTTGTTGAGCTAATCtaaaggccacatgaagtttggatgtctgtagtgattgactctgcagaaagtcgGCGACCTCTTTGCACTATACACTTCAGAATctgctgaccccgctccgtcacTTTACGTGGCCTAACACTTCATGGCTAAGTTgttgtcgttcccaaacacttccattttccaCAGATGATTGTGGAATAATTAGGTGTGAGAAAGTTTCACAACAGGATTTGGCAtcatatcacagttccacaatagaattcactgagctccagaGAGCAATGCATTCttttacaaatgtttgtaaaacagTCTGAATGCCTGGGTGCTTAATTGTATACACCTGTGGCcgtggaagtgattggaacacctgattctggtCATTTGAATAGGTGAGCGAatgcttttggcaatatagtatatacacacacacacacacacacacacacacacacaccagttcacGTTGATGGGTATGAAACAGAAAGTGGTCAACGGGTAGGGGCAGGGTGGGGCGAGGTGGGGTGGGTAGGTGGGGAGTGTCAGGGTCAGTATGATAGGTCAGCACATGAAAGCAGGGGAAACTGGTTAAATCAGCAACAGTTCTGAGGTAGTTGAGGGGGTTTGTCAGTAAGCCGGGTGGTCTTGGCTCCGGTGACCATGGAGGGATCCGAGTCCACCCGTTCAGACATCTTCACACAGATGATGTCGACCAAGCGCTCGAACACTTGTCTGACGTTGATGTTCTCCTTGGCACTCGCCTCGTAGTACTCGAACCCTGGACATGAATCCACAGCCCCATTAATTGATTGTGGCTTTATTCAAGTCTAAATATGTTTGTGATTTCAACAGGCATCAGTCTCAAACTCACCTAACTGATCAGCCAAGTGCCTGCCTTTCTCCAAAGGTACAACTCTCTCATCATCCATGTCACACTTATTTCCCACTAAAATAACCTGCGCATTGTCCCATGAGTAGGTCTTAATTTGGGTTGCCCTGAAACAGAAATTATTTACTATTAACAGAGCAGATACAGAAGCATACTGAAGCATACGGTCATTGAAAGGATGTGCGGTCTGTGCAATGTGAACTGATATGTGACATACGTTCACACTTCATTAGAAACACTCACCTTGAACCTTCACTCAGTGGCCACTTCAGTAGGTTCACCTATCTCACAGGTTAATTTTATAGGTATACAATAACAGACTGTTAACCCAGTTAATCCATCCTCTAAATTCTTGGTCAGATTCACGGGTGACTACTGACTAGACAATTATTATTATAGCAGGTGGACCAATACCAACCCTGCATATACAGCCTCACCCAAACACTATCCAGGCAATACCAGCCCTCTGGTCAGAAACTCACCACTGATGACGAGTAGCAGGAGGAAGAATAGGAGGGTGTCTAACACCAGTTGTGCATGTTGACAGATGGGCTTCAGTCCTTCACTGTGCATAATATGTATAATTCATAAATATTTCTAATGAAGCATATCTTGTGAGCTTTGTTTTGTCTGTAGGAACGTGTCGTTTAGGAGTCATGTCTGCTCAAGTGGTGCAGACATCTACCAAGTGGTGAAAGGAAATCACTAAACTTAGCAGAACCATTTTTATCTGTAAATAGGAGTGAGCACTATTCTGGCCTGGTTAGCTGACCTGCACCAGAGCTATTCAACTAGATCTTGGTGACTATAATCTAGTGTCTACAGGTTTTTGTGCAGGGAAGCACCAGATTTCACTAATGAGAATCCTCTCTTAGTAGTAAGGGTGTTGGTGAGAACTCTGAAGGGTTAAGGTGAGACAGGCCAGCTCCATATAGAATATAAATGAACAGCCCTGTGGTGAAAGTTGGGGGCGGgtaccacccccaccaccaccaccagagtCTTCCACGCGGTAAATGCTCTGACCAccagaccaaagagctgtcTCTCTGGCACAGACTCTGTCACAAAACCCTGTCCTGCAATGCTGTGGACAGAGCTTGTGGAGTCCTATGAGATTCGACTTACCAGTCCTGCACTGCATTAAAGGACTCCTCATTGGTGATGTCGTACATGAGGATGAAACCCATGGCCCCTCTGTAGTAGGCAGTGGTGATGGTTCTATATCGCTCCTGGCCCGCTGTATCCTACAGCAGCACGACATCaaacaattcattcattattAATCTGTAAAGCagattatgctgttgttttGAAAGGCAAAAAATGTGGGTCAATTTAGTTGGAAAAGTCTCTATGAAGGTCTCTGTGCCTATTAATATTTACCAAAAATGAGACTATTATGACCTGATCATGTGCTGTGTAATGATCCCAAAACTGGATCAAAGGGGCTGACTTATCTTCAGTGGCAGTTATGTCATCTCCAGTGGTTGTAAGTGAGGTAGCTGAGTTTGTGCACAGGTTGTTTGTTTTAATGTGAATATCAGATCTTGGAGGCTCTCAAACTAGTGCTCAGGCATAGACATACTGACAGACAGAGAGCAATTACTGGGATCAGTCTAGAACTACTGCATGAATCCATCTCTCCAACAATGTTCACAGAGATTAAAAGCGTGCCCTTTGTGAATTCAATTGATCTAATGCACAGCATGGCACAAAAATGATAAAGTGTCAATCAGATTACTGAAGTCCAATAAACTGACTTCAGCAGATGAACTCAAATCTCATTTatcgtgtgtgtggtgttagggGTGATAGCAGGACATAGAACTTGTATATTTTAGGACGACTAAAGCTTCAGACGTCTGAATCCAGCATTAGTGCTCGACAACCTTAATTTCAGTCTTTTCTGTCGTCATCAACTTTGCAGCTGTTTTTGAAAAGCTATTTTTACCACCTCCGGCTCCCATTCAAACGCTATTCAATTCGCGCTGATTACATCTAGTTGTTTATCACAAATTGCAATTTACTCCAACAGACTGCTTCTCACTCTTCAACGTTAAGCTTGTGTTTACTCTACAgtctccacacctcctcctcccctcgcCCCCACCCCGAGGAGCTGTTTTAATTGGCTCTTAGGATAGCTCTGCTCGCGAGCAGTGTACTGCTGTACTGCTGCCATGACAACcagcatgatgatgatgatgatgatgatgatgatgcaagTGCAAAATTAGGGGAGGCTTCCGCTTTCCATTTTCtcctaaaaaaaaacacccaggCTTTCATTCACAGGTTACAGGATGTGGTCTATGTGTGTAAAGATGTCTATTGTGTGTGTAAGGACCGTGAGGTTTCATTAGGGTGGTGATGCGAGTTTCTGGGGAACGTATTAATCTGTGCTTACAACAGGCTAGATCCCTCATCAAACATCACCAATCACACACTGTGCAATCTGTCTACATGCAAGAGCAGCCGGAGTGTGAACGCAGCTGAGGTTATTTTTGTACGAGTGAAGAGCTTGCTGTAGAAGCCTTTGCGTTTTGAAACGCCATGCATATGAACCAGCGGCTCGAGAACATTTAAGATTAAGAGCCGATTTATCCTGATGGACTCACCCAGATTTGTAGTTTGACTCTCTTTTCATTCCGATAAACCGTCTTCACTTTAAAGTCGATGCCAACAGTACTGACGAATGAGTTGCTGAACGAGTCGTCTGCATATCTGAATAAGAAGCTGGTTTTGCCCACACTGCTGTTCCCGATTATGAGGAGCTTGAACATGTAGTCGAAGTTCTGGTCTGATCCATCTCTCTGGCCGAAACGGTGCTCTGCTTTCGCCATCTGCAAACACAGGCAAACAAACGTGGAGACGGATACTGGACCAAGAAGAAACCTTACAGATCGACATTTCGGTCAAAATCAGCGTGTGACAAAAGATTAAGATGAAAGGCTTTACAGTCGGAAGATTTGTGCGAGGTCTTAAATCGTCTCCTAAATAAGATGACGGTAtcttacaaacaaacaaacaaacaaaaaaattatagCAAAGTCTGTCTTTGTTTCAGCTCATGTCAAAGCAGGTCCAATCGCCCAGTGAAGAGGTGAACGGTGCCGCAGGCTGTTTGAACATGTGAAATCACgacatacatgtgcacacacagacattagaAGATCTGATGGAGGAGGACGACGCCTCTTTTAACCACACTCACTAATTCAGCAAGTGCAAACGCACCTCTGGAAAACAAGAGATCATTCGCATTTCAGCATTCGAGATGATCACCTACCTCGAACGTGTTAGCGCCGGTTCCTCTGATGCTCCTCGTAGGTGGGCGTGTGGGAACAGGCAGCTGCTCCTGATCACAGTGCTGTGTACGCGGTCGTGTACGTGTGGATAAAGAAATGTATACCTTATAACTACTGAAAACTGTATAGCAAAGGTAAATGAGTAAGGTTACAGACGCTGACGGCTAGGCTGAGGTTTCAAGGGCATCTATCGCTCGAACTGAAGTGATTACCATCGTAAGAAAACGCAGGGATCTACTAACAGTAGGCTCATGTAAATGAAACCCATTAAAACATAATGAATAATAACGTGAGCAATAAATACACAAGGGCTCGAGCAGTAATTTCAAGCTGTTTATTACGACAGTAAATGACACATTTTAATAAATCTTCCTGAATTCTCTCAGGGAGATTCTGCTTGCCAAACAGCAAGACACACAACTATGTGCAGGACAGAGGGAACGTCAAGCTCCTGTCTTTGAGGGTCACGGTGTCTTTTCTTTGGTGTGATAATGCACAACACAGTAAGCTTCtgccacccaaacacacccgaTGGAACCAATCCGCCCATATTCAAGTCCTTTATTACCCAAGTCAGGTACGGTGAAGAACAAAACAACACCTTGGCCTTCAAGGACTGGGGTTTGACACAGCTCCAGAGTCTAATGGAGGAACATTCTGATTTGTGCATGGTCAATTTTAACATTTCGTTCTCTTTGACCCAGATCTCACACCACATTTATCACAGCACTGTTAAGGTGCACGTTAAACCAAGTACTCCTGTCATATTCCTAAGGAAACGCTTGTATTCGCAGTAACATGCTCGATATTCTTCTCTTTGAGCAAGAACTGAAATGCAACTCGAATCAAGTGGGAAATCTATGAAATACCACTGACAACAACGCTaaaccaataaataaaaaatgacaaCAGCAACAGAAGAGAATATTCAATGCTGTAAACACCTGAACCGGCATACGTAGGAACACGTGACTCTGCGCCAGCCCAGGTGAGTTTTGGCTTAACACAGGTGTATTGGAGAGGGGAGGGTTGGCATCCTTGCTGGAAATCTAAGCATCCTGCATTCGTATAAGGGTTCCTGTAGTCAGCGCACCTCCTGGGCCCCACAGCCCACGGCACTGGGTGTTAATTTGTGGTGACTCCTATTCCACTCTGTTCTAGTTCTGCTATCACAGACATGTGTTTGAAATCCGCTGGCCTGTGGTTGAAGGTCTCCACCAATTGGACGGTCTCGTGTCTCTGTGCAGCATAGAACAGTTGCACCTGATTGGCTAAGCACTGAGCCTGGTGAACCGTCTGGGGGGGAGAAAGAGCACAAGTTATTTTAAACGAAACAAATAgctgaggtaaaaaaaaaaatctattagaAAGTACAAAAGAGTTAGTGTGCAGGCTGTGCAGTTCCATCTCGTGAAATATCAAAAAGAATAGCTCTTTTAAAGGGACTCAAATTACAGTCATTTTCCTAGCACAATATTATCCAAACTGTCAATCACATCTGCAACTCACAATGAACTTGCCATCCATTTCAGCCGTCATGAGAACGATGTCTTTGTCCTTCTGCAAGTCTGAATAATGGTACAGAACTAGTTGGCTCGGAGCATTCTCGCCCAAAGTCTAAAAGAAAAACGAACCATTTTCTTCATACTGAAGCAGCAGGCATCACAGTAGGAATGAATTTAGCCCACCGATAAGTAGCGAGAGGTACCTGAACGTTGATAAGAGAGGTGAAGTGCAGCTCTTGACCGGCCCACTGTCCTATGAAGAACTCATATCCCTCTTTCTGCGGCAGAGCATACAGGAACTTTTGGAAGAACAAAACTCAGTAAGACGGTGCTCTGCGTTGCAACAGTCCACAGAATGTCAGACAGGCAGCCATGGTGTGTACACTCAATGGTTAGACAACACAACCCCATCTGTCTTTATGAGTGCTCATTCTTTGGTTCAAGCTTGGGGAAGCATAATGACACAGGTAATGTTTTTAAGAGCCCTTAAAGAAGTGTTTGGAGGTAATGCCTCCTTTATTAACTACATGGACATGTGTTATAACTACATGTTATATTTATCCATGATAAAGGCATCTAAAAGGTATGGAGAAGTTCTGGGTGGTGCTTCGATGGCAGCATGCTAATATCTGAACAGTGACAGTAAGTATAATAACTAAAACATATATAACTTCTTTTTCTGACAAATTTCCATTCTAATAGCACTGGTTACGATGATATGACGACCGCAAGCAAGTCCTCTTGAAAGCTGGAGATTTTTCTACAGATAAAAAGAAACCCAAGGGCAGGTTAGTCTCGCCTGAGGTGGTTCATGCAGCCATTTTGAAAAGGGTTGAACAGGCACTTCTCACACAGTAAGGTTTTCATTTCCAGGGCAGCTGTAGAAACCCTGG from Brachyhypopomus gauderio isolate BG-103 chromosome 12, BGAUD_0.2, whole genome shotgun sequence includes the following:
- the rab3b gene encoding ras-related protein Rab-3B isoform X2, translating into MSVCAHMAKAEHRFGQRDGSDQNFDYMFKLLIIGNSSVGKTSFLFRYADDSFSNSFVSTVGIDFKVKTVYRNEKRVKLQIWDTAGQERYRTITTAYYRGAMGFILMYDITNEESFNAVQDWATQIKTYSWDNAQVILVGNKCDMDDERVVPLEKGRHLADQLGFEYYEASAKENINVRQVFERLVDIICVKMSERVDSDPSMVTGAKTTRLTDKPPQLPQNCC
- the rab3b gene encoding ras-related protein Rab-3B isoform X3 → MAKAEHRFGQRDGSDQNFDYMFKLLIIGNSSVGKTSFLFRYADDSFSNSFVSTVGIDFKVKTVYRNEKRVKLQIWDTAGQERYRTITTAYYRGAMGFILMYDITNEESFNAVQDWATQIKTYSWDNAQVILVGNKCDMDDERVVPLEKGRHLADQLGFEYYEASAKENINVRQVFERLVDIICVKMSERVDSDPSMVTGAKTTRLTDKPPQLPQNCC
- the rab3b gene encoding ras-related protein Rab-3B isoform X1, with amino-acid sequence MRMISCFPEMAKAEHRFGQRDGSDQNFDYMFKLLIIGNSSVGKTSFLFRYADDSFSNSFVSTVGIDFKVKTVYRNEKRVKLQIWDTAGQERYRTITTAYYRGAMGFILMYDITNEESFNAVQDWATQIKTYSWDNAQVILVGNKCDMDDERVVPLEKGRHLADQLGFEYYEASAKENINVRQVFERLVDIICVKMSERVDSDPSMVTGAKTTRLTDKPPQLPQNCC